One Sphingomicrobium sp. XHP0239 DNA segment encodes these proteins:
- the rho gene encoding transcription termination factor Rho has protein sequence MHLQELKEKPPAELVAMAEELGVEGASTLRKQDLMFSILKEHAEEGEKVMGMGTIEVLNDGFGFLRSPEANFLAGPDDIYVAPNIVRSMGLRTGDTVEGEIRSPKDGERYFALTKVTQVNFDDPQAVRQRVNFDNLTPLYPDEKLTLDSADPTDKDKSARVIDIVAPLGKGQRALIVAPPRTGKTVLLQNIAKAITDNHPEVFLLVLLIDERPEEVTDMQRSVKGEVVSSTFDEPASRHVQVAEMVIEKAKRLVEHKKDVVILLDSITRLGRAYNTTVPSSGKVLTGGVDANALQRPKRFFGAARNIEEGGSLSIIATALIDTGSKMDEVIFEEFKGTGNSEIVLDRKVSDKRIFPSLDVGKSGTRKEELLVDQATLSKMWVLRRILMQMGTIDAMQFLLDKMKDAKSNEDFFASMNQ, from the coding sequence ATGCATCTTCAGGAACTCAAGGAAAAACCGCCCGCCGAACTGGTCGCGATGGCCGAAGAGCTGGGCGTCGAGGGCGCGAGCACGCTGCGCAAGCAGGACCTGATGTTCTCGATCCTGAAGGAACATGCCGAAGAGGGCGAGAAGGTCATGGGCATGGGCACCATCGAGGTGCTCAACGACGGTTTCGGCTTTCTCCGCAGCCCCGAAGCGAATTTCCTCGCCGGTCCCGATGACATCTACGTCGCGCCCAACATCGTGCGTTCGATGGGGCTTCGTACCGGCGACACGGTCGAGGGCGAGATCCGCAGTCCCAAGGACGGCGAACGATATTTCGCGCTCACCAAGGTCACGCAGGTCAATTTCGACGATCCGCAGGCGGTTCGCCAGCGCGTGAATTTCGACAATCTGACGCCGCTCTATCCCGACGAGAAACTCACGCTCGACAGCGCCGATCCGACCGACAAGGACAAGAGCGCGCGGGTGATCGACATCGTCGCGCCCTTGGGCAAGGGCCAGCGCGCGCTCATCGTCGCGCCGCCGCGCACGGGTAAGACCGTACTGCTCCAGAATATCGCCAAGGCGATCACCGACAATCATCCCGAGGTGTTCCTGCTCGTCCTGCTCATCGACGAGCGGCCCGAGGAAGTCACCGACATGCAGCGCAGCGTGAAGGGTGAGGTCGTGTCCTCGACCTTCGACGAACCGGCGTCGCGCCACGTGCAGGTCGCCGAAATGGTGATCGAGAAGGCCAAACGCCTCGTCGAGCACAAGAAGGACGTCGTCATCCTTCTCGACAGCATCACGCGCCTCGGCCGCGCCTACAACACGACCGTGCCCAGCTCGGGCAAGGTTCTGACCGGTGGTGTGGATGCCAACGCGCTCCAGCGGCCGAAGCGCTTCTTCGGCGCCGCACGCAACATCGAGGAAGGCGGATCGCTCTCGATCATCGCGACCGCGCTGATCGATACCGGCTCCAAGATGGACGAGGTGATCTTCGAGGAGTTCAAGGGCACCGGGAACAGTGAAATCGTCCTCGACCGCAAGGTGTCGGACAAGCGCATCTTCCCGTCGCTGGACGTCGGTAAATCCGGGACGCGCAAGGAAGAACTGCTCGTCGACCAGGCCACGCTTTCCAAGATGTGGGTGCTGCGCCGCATTCTCATGCAAATGGGGACCATCGACGCGATGCAGTTCCTTCTCGACAAGATGAAGGACGCCAAGTCCAACGAAGATTTCTTCGCGAGCATGAACCAGTAG
- a CDS encoding TerC family protein, with protein sequence METLLLLLASATEGLSLGGPAEIWDAIVADFSDITSPSAMSAFLQVLAIDLVLAGDNAIVVGALAAGLPPDQRRKVIVIGVLAALVLRIAFALVVVQLLQIVGLIFAGGLLLLWVSWKMYRELNHMGESAGSPEIEGDEHSGMKPAKSFAAAAWAVAVADVSMSLDNVLAVAGAAKDHPGIMIVGLILSVALMGVAANIIAKYIERYKWIAYIGLAVILYVAGKMIYEGFTDPTVGVGQLLG encoded by the coding sequence ATGGAAACGCTGCTTCTTCTCCTTGCCTCGGCGACCGAAGGTCTGTCGCTCGGCGGCCCGGCGGAAATCTGGGACGCGATTGTCGCGGATTTCTCCGACATCACCTCGCCCAGCGCCATGTCGGCGTTTCTCCAGGTCCTTGCGATCGACCTCGTGCTGGCGGGCGACAATGCGATCGTCGTCGGCGCGCTCGCCGCCGGCCTTCCACCCGACCAGCGCAGAAAGGTCATCGTCATCGGGGTCCTGGCGGCCTTGGTGCTGCGGATCGCATTTGCGCTCGTGGTGGTCCAACTCCTTCAGATCGTTGGCCTTATCTTCGCCGGCGGGCTTCTCCTCCTGTGGGTATCGTGGAAGATGTACCGCGAACTCAATCACATGGGCGAAAGCGCGGGCAGCCCCGAAATCGAAGGTGATGAACATTCGGGCATGAAGCCTGCGAAGAGCTTTGCGGCCGCTGCTTGGGCCGTCGCGGTCGCGGACGTTTCCATGAGCCTTGATAACGTCCTCGCGGTCGCGGGGGCGGCGAAGGATCACCCGGGCATCATGATCGTCGGCCTGATCCTTTCGGTGGCGCTGATGGGCGTCGCCGCGAACATCATCGCCAAATATATCGAACGCTACAAATGGATCGCCTACATCGGTCTCGCCGTGATCCTCTATGTCGCGGGCAAAATGATCTACGAAGGCTTCACCGACCCCACTGTCGGGGTCGGCCAGCTGTTGGGCTAG
- the mnmE gene encoding tRNA uridine-5-carboxymethylaminomethyl(34) synthesis GTPase MnmE, with product MAGSTIVALSSGALPSAIAIVRLSGAGAHAAAATLCALPEKGEVALREVRDPTDRSLIDEGIVLRFDAPRSATGEDGVEFHLHGSPAIVDRVIALLVAQPDVRLAEPGEFTRRALMAGKMDLIEAEALSDLLAAETEEQRRQAMTQMKGGLSGEIHILLSRTIDLSAQVEAAIDYVGDEDEIARVDDVSTLLEGLKTDIEGLLRSPSRRPLHDGIRVVFAGPPNSGKSSLFNKIVGFDRAIVDSRPGTTRDSIEYPVRLDDRAYIFVDTAGVRDMTDDRIERAGIDRTHGAVSSADILIWFGDPDSQPQHANSIQVSPKCDLVKTWWPGVPVSSRSSDGERALLTALRQAAAQILPGPNEAVLNVRHRKLLSDILDELAGPAHDLPILASSLTMARRRFEELLGVGTLDDVLDRVFSRFCLGK from the coding sequence ATGGCGGGGTCGACCATCGTCGCCCTTTCTTCGGGCGCGCTGCCGTCGGCGATTGCGATCGTTCGGCTGTCGGGAGCGGGCGCCCATGCGGCTGCCGCGACCCTCTGCGCGCTTCCTGAAAAGGGGGAGGTCGCTCTTCGTGAAGTGCGAGATCCGACCGACCGGTCGCTGATCGACGAGGGGATCGTGTTGCGCTTTGATGCGCCGCGAAGCGCAACGGGCGAGGATGGGGTCGAGTTCCATCTTCACGGAAGTCCGGCGATCGTCGATCGCGTGATCGCACTGCTCGTGGCGCAGCCCGATGTCCGCCTCGCCGAACCGGGAGAGTTTACCCGCCGTGCGCTCATGGCTGGGAAGATGGACCTGATCGAGGCGGAGGCGCTGTCCGATCTGTTGGCCGCCGAAACCGAAGAGCAGCGCCGCCAGGCCATGACGCAGATGAAGGGAGGTCTGTCCGGCGAGATCCACATCCTTCTGTCACGAACCATTGATCTGAGCGCGCAGGTCGAAGCGGCGATCGACTATGTCGGGGACGAAGACGAGATCGCACGCGTCGACGACGTCTCTACGTTGCTGGAGGGCTTGAAGACCGATATCGAAGGCCTGCTACGCTCGCCCTCGCGCCGACCGCTGCATGACGGGATCCGCGTCGTCTTTGCGGGGCCACCCAACAGCGGAAAGTCCAGCCTTTTCAACAAGATCGTCGGCTTCGATCGTGCGATTGTCGATTCTCGGCCCGGAACTACCCGGGACAGTATCGAATATCCGGTGCGCCTCGATGACCGTGCCTACATCTTCGTCGATACGGCTGGCGTGCGCGACATGACGGACGATCGCATCGAGCGCGCCGGAATCGATCGAACCCACGGCGCTGTCAGCAGCGCCGACATCCTCATATGGTTCGGAGACCCCGACTCCCAACCGCAACACGCAAACTCGATCCAAGTGTCACCAAAATGCGATCTTGTGAAAACGTGGTGGCCGGGTGTTCCGGTCTCTTCACGGTCGTCGGATGGTGAACGGGCTTTGTTGACGGCGCTGAGGCAAGCGGCGGCGCAAATCCTGCCCGGGCCGAACGAGGCCGTCCTTAATGTGAGACATCGTAAGTTGCTGTCGGACATACTCGACGAACTGGCCGGCCCTGCGCATGACCTCCCGATTCTGGCCTCTAGCCTAACAATGGCTCGGCGACGGTTCGAGGAACTTTTGGGTGTGGGAACCCTCGATGACGTCTTGGACCGCGTGTTCTCCCGTTTCTGTCTCGGCAAGTAG
- the mnmG gene encoding tRNA uridine-5-carboxymethylaminomethyl(34) synthesis enzyme MnmG translates to MSDIIVIGAGHAGVEAALAASRMGAVTTLISFDRDNIGQMSCNPSIGGVGKGHLTRELDVLEGAQGWAADRAAIHYRMLNRSKGPAVHGPRIQADRSLFQKAIVERTRESRIRFIAGDVIRLLLERDEVSGVELADGSVVAAKAVIIATGTFLGGRIFRGLASHEAGRISERAATALGEQFHSLGLVAGRLKTGTPPRLDGRTIDWSRLEPQPSDQDEWRFSIQPSGKRRPQRDCAITRTNAATHDVISQFEDQSPLYSGDIDGRGPRYCPSIEDKVRRFADRDGHQIFLEPEGLDTDLVYPSGISTSLPADAQQEMIATIEGLEQTQIVVPGYAVEYQFCDPRRLDHTLMHRDISGLFMAGQIDGTTGYEEAAALGLVAGLNAASYVTGKEPFLFDRRESYIGVMVDDLTLQGVSEPYRMMTARAERRLHLRADNAIERLSSLAHRAGISPAHRERIERHQDSKRAALARLDIPVAAEQLGLEGPSRPLSAWIARNDSRTRATELLGNDAAAAEAANDAYYRPYIEREAEEWARVERDEETGIPKSFDFAAVPGLSKEMEERLNAARPTNLGQARRIPGVNPAAVTALHFALRHVA, encoded by the coding sequence ATGAGCGACATTATCGTCATCGGTGCAGGCCACGCAGGCGTGGAGGCAGCTCTCGCGGCCTCCCGAATGGGTGCCGTCACGACGCTAATCTCCTTCGATCGCGATAATATCGGTCAAATGTCCTGCAATCCTTCCATCGGTGGGGTTGGAAAGGGGCATCTCACGCGCGAACTCGACGTGTTGGAAGGTGCCCAGGGGTGGGCGGCCGACCGTGCGGCCATCCACTATCGAATGCTCAATCGGAGCAAAGGACCCGCCGTGCACGGCCCCCGCATCCAAGCAGACCGTAGCCTCTTTCAGAAGGCGATCGTCGAACGGACTAGGGAGAGCCGGATACGTTTCATAGCGGGTGACGTCATCCGACTGCTTCTGGAGAGAGACGAAGTCTCCGGCGTGGAACTGGCCGACGGAAGCGTCGTCGCGGCGAAAGCGGTCATTATCGCAACAGGGACCTTTTTGGGAGGACGGATTTTCCGTGGGTTGGCTTCCCACGAAGCAGGACGAATTTCGGAGCGAGCTGCTACAGCACTGGGCGAGCAGTTTCATTCCCTGGGTCTCGTTGCTGGACGGCTCAAGACCGGAACGCCCCCCCGGCTCGACGGGAGGACGATCGACTGGAGCCGGCTCGAACCTCAACCGTCCGATCAGGATGAATGGCGTTTCTCCATCCAACCCTCCGGGAAGCGACGTCCGCAGCGCGATTGCGCGATCACGCGCACCAATGCCGCGACTCATGACGTCATCAGCCAGTTCGAGGACCAGTCTCCCCTTTATTCGGGCGATATCGACGGCCGGGGACCTCGCTATTGCCCGTCGATCGAGGACAAGGTTCGTCGCTTCGCCGATCGAGACGGACATCAGATCTTCCTTGAGCCCGAGGGGTTGGACACCGATCTGGTCTATCCGAGCGGGATATCCACCTCGCTCCCTGCCGATGCCCAACAGGAGATGATCGCAACGATCGAAGGTTTGGAACAAACGCAGATCGTCGTCCCGGGGTATGCGGTGGAATATCAGTTTTGCGATCCCCGCCGCCTCGACCACACGTTGATGCATCGCGACATCTCGGGCTTATTCATGGCCGGACAGATCGACGGGACGACCGGGTACGAAGAGGCCGCGGCTCTGGGGCTCGTCGCCGGACTGAACGCGGCGTCATACGTAACCGGAAAAGAGCCTTTCCTCTTTGACCGACGCGAGAGCTATATCGGGGTAATGGTGGACGACCTCACCCTTCAGGGGGTCAGCGAACCCTACCGCATGATGACGGCGCGCGCCGAGCGACGGCTTCATCTGCGCGCAGATAATGCCATCGAGCGTCTTTCCTCGCTCGCACATCGGGCGGGAATTTCTCCCGCCCATCGTGAACGCATCGAGCGCCATCAGGATTCGAAGCGAGCCGCACTGGCTCGTCTCGACATACCGGTTGCCGCCGAGCAGCTGGGGCTCGAAGGCCCGTCACGGCCGCTTTCTGCGTGGATCGCGCGAAACGATAGTCGCACGCGCGCGACCGAGCTTCTCGGCAACGATGCGGCCGCGGCCGAAGCAGCGAACGACGCCTATTATCGTCCCTATATTGAGCGGGAAGCAGAGGAATGGGCGCGCGTAGAGCGCGATGAGGAGACGGGCATCCCGAAATCCTTTGATTTCGCCGCCGTTCCCGGCCTGTCGAAGGAAATGGAAGAACGCCTCAACGCCGCACGCCCCACAAATCTTGGGCAGGCCCGACGGATTCCAGGGGTCAACCCCGCCGCCGTTACCGCTCTGCATTTTGCGCTTCGCCATGTCGCCTAA